One genomic region from Syngnathus typhle isolate RoL2023-S1 ecotype Sweden linkage group LG17, RoL_Styp_1.0, whole genome shotgun sequence encodes:
- the galcb gene encoding galactocerebrosidase — translation MAYGIHVFFLISVRFFQVSCFSQTYYLNDTEGQVFDGIGGLSGGGATTRLLVNYAEPYRSQILDYLFKPNFGASLHILKVEIGGDAQTTDGTEPSHMHYEDDENYFRGYEWWLMKEAKKRNPNITLIGLPWAFPAWVGRGKQWPYEFPDITATYVVKWILGAKQFHQLNIDYVGIWNERNFDSKYIKLLRYNLDKSGLENVRIIANDNLWEPISQSLLLDPELSNAVDVIGAHYPGTTTVMEALKTRKTLWSSEDYSTFNDDIGGGCWARILNQNYVNGFMTATICWNLIASYYEALPFGRDGLMTAAQPWSGNYVVESPIWLTAHTSQFTKPGWTYLKTVGHLANGGSYVALTDGKGNLTVIIETMTHNHSLCIRPPLPPYSVTSQNATFQLEGPFSSIKELQVWGSRFNFKTTNATLFQRQSPLKLKKGKFTISLSEDEVYTLTTLTTGQKGKHPDPPASSPFPKHYTDDFNVREAAFSEAPNFADQTGVFEYYTNQPDSGLHTFTLRQVLTERPITWAADADQTISVIGDYTWHDLNVECDVFMERVKTGGVFIAARVDKGGQTIRSARGVFFWVFADGTYKVTNDLAGQSVLAEGPSGTRAGAWYTLSLSVSGQLASGKLNGYPLWTSAVVLTPKNGWVAIGTRSFELAQFDNFAVKAGGQESLLSKPYVTIV, via the coding sequence ATGGCGTACggaatacatgttttttttttaatatctgtaAGGTTTTTTCAAGTTTCGTGCTTTTCACAAACCTATTATCTTAACGACACAGAGGGACAAGTGTTTGATGGAATCGGAGGATTGAGTGGTGGAGGTGCGACGACACGTTTACTCGTCAATTATGCGGAGCCCTACCGAAGCCAGATCCTCGATTACCTTTTTAAGCCAAATTTTGGTGCCTCTTTGCACATCCTTAAGGTTGAAATTGGAGGGGACGCTCAAACTACTGATGGGACGGAGCCGTCGCACATGCACTATGAGGATGATGAGAACTACTTTCGAGGGTATGAATGGTGGCTGATGAAAGAGGCAAAGAAGAGGAACCCAAACATCACGCTTATCGGCTTGCCTTGGGCATTTCCTGCTTGGGTGGGCCGCGGAAAGCAGTGGCCTTACGAATTCCCAGACATCACTGCAACATACGTAGTGAAGTGGATCCTTGGCGCAAAGCAGTTCCACCAGCTCAACATCGACTATGTTGGCATTTGGAATGAACGCAACTTTGACAGCAAGTACATCAAGCTACTGCGGTACAATTTGGACAAGAGTGGCCTGGAGAATGTTAGGATCATAGCCAATGACAACCTGTGGGAGCCCATTTCCCAGTCTCTTCTGCTGGATCCAGAGCTCAGCAATGCTGTGGATGTGATAGGGGCCCACTACCCCGGCACAACCACTGTCATGGAGGCCCTGAAGACAAGGAAGACACTGTGGTCTTCGGAGGACTACAGCACGTTCAACGACGATATCGGAGGAGGCTGTTGGGCGCGCATTCTCAATCAAAACTACGTTAACGGATTCATGACTGCTACCATTTGCTGGAACCTCATTGCCAGCTACTACGAGGCGCTGCCGTTTGGCAGAGATGGTCTTATGACGGCGGCCCAACCCTGGAGTGGCAACTATGTTGTGGAGTCGCCCATCTGGCTGACAGCGCACACGTCGCAGTTCACCAAGCCAGGCTGGACCTACCTGAAGACTGTTGGACATTTGGCAAATGGTGGAAGTTATGTGGCCCTGACTGACGGCAAGGGAAATCTTACAGTTATCATAGAAACCATGACCCATAATCACTCCTTGTGCATAAGACCTCCGCTCCCTCCGTACTCAGTGACGTCACAAAACGCAACCTTTCAGCTGGAAGGCCCTTTTTCTTCCATCAAGGAGTTACAAGTATGGGGCTCCCGCTTTAATTTCAAGACAACAAATGCCACTTTGTTTCAGCGTCAAAGTCCTTTGAAGCTCAAGAAGGGCAAATTCACAATAAGTCTTTCCGAAGACGAGGTTTACACGTTGACCACGTTGACGACAGGACAGAAGGGCAAACACCCAGATCCACCTGCTTCATCTCCCTTCCCAAAGCACTACACGGACGACTTCAATGTCCGAGAAGCTGCCTTCTCAGAAGCTCCAAACTTCGCCGACCAGACTGGAGTGTTTGAATATTACACCAACCAGCCAGATTCTGGGCTTCATACATTCACTTTGCGTCAAGTTCTGACCGAGCGACCCATCACTTGGGCAGCGGATGCGGACCAGACTATAAGCGTTATCGGTGACTACACATGGCATGACCTGAATGTCGAATGTGATGTCTTTATGGAGCGTGTAAAGACTGGAGGTGTTTTCATTGCAGCCCGGGTTGATAAAGGAGGGCAGACAATCCGCAGCGCCAGGGGAGTGTTCTTCTGGGTCTTTGCCGATGGAACGTACAAAGTGACTAATGACCTCGCGGGTCAAAGCGTTCTGGCCGAAGGACCGTCCGGTACACGAGCCGGTGCCTGGTACACGCTGTCGCTCAGCGTGAGTGGCCAGTTGGCGTCGGGGAAGTTGAATGGTTATCCATTGTGGACGAGCGCCGTGGTGCTGACACCAAAGAATGGCTGGGTGGCCATTGGGACGCGCTCCTTTGAACTGGCCCAATTTGATAACTTTGCTGTGAAGGCAGGAGGACAAGAGTCCCTCTTGAGCAAGCCTTATGTTACGATCGTTTGA